Below is a genomic region from Henckelia pumila isolate YLH828 chromosome 3, ASM3356847v2, whole genome shotgun sequence.
ATATCGTACCGAAACCTTCAGTATATCGAGAATTCGttaaattcgatatttttttgGTACGATAATCTcaaaattcgatattttttctTATCCATAGACTACGGCCCAAGTGGAGTTTGGGTCATTTACCTCTATTTTATTTGGAAGCCGAATTGTTCTTATAGATTTGTTATTGTCATTGATATATCTAAgaaaaatttctcaaaattatAATAAGAATCACGTATAGATGTGACGAATTACTTTCATTTTCAAGAACATAAACATAATAATGTTTATAGTCTTTAGAGTGGTTTGTTTTTACGGTGTCATGTCTTTTTCTTCACTCGTATGTGATTGTATTACATTATTATATATGAATTATTTGTCaatttgtgattttgattttttttttatattatcaaatttcagtcttaatttttattataaaattttttttgttgattttAGTTATGTTTTCATGATAGGGTTAACGTGGCTAGCACATATCAATATTATATCTGTGTTACGTCAACATCACATTAGCAGAAAAATAGTCAAAatcgaaaaacaaaaaaaacggATTAAAATTGAAACTCAACATAGAAAATCAAAATTGCAAAAGACAAACCATACATAAATAAGATTAATGCTAGTTTACCCACAAACAAAATTGAAAACGCTAACTGAAAATTCAATTCTACCTAATGTTTTTTCCCATCTTCCTAGATCCTCATAACAACACAATGCTAATTAAAAGAATGAAGCCAACATCCAACACTCGCGCACGGGACATGTTTCACTTTAAATAAAAGCAATGaatacatatataaaaatttacccgaaccaataaagaaaaatgTTAAAGAAAAACGATCGAAATAATGACAAGATGCCTAATTTtcgattaaattaattcaaactATAATCTCTCATTCAATAACGTTAGGAGTTTTTCTTTACATTAGTAACCGATGTACACGCTCTACGTGTatgtaaataataatttaatatctagataaaattataataaatatgaaattttaatattttgaaaataatatgttgatattaaagaaaaatacaatgaaattaattgaaatgaatccTTAATTTTAGCAAGACGTAGATAGTGGGTGATTTTTGATAGTAGGAGTGAAAAATGCAACCATAGTTTTATCATTTTAATCAATAATCTATATGAAGTACAATGTATGTTTGAGGgttaaaattgtaaatttataTTGGTGTCATCAAACACACCAAAATAATTTCTAAATGGGCCTCaacatttatataataataaagatATTTAAATTAATGCACGTGTTTTAAATAAGATGTGTTTCCAATAATTCTTGTTAATATGAATGTCAATGTAAATCTATAACCCATGCATACTCGTACTCGTGTTCTGTGctataatttaaaccaattgaGTTACGCTCGCGATATCTTGATgagtcatttttaaaaaaaaaaattaaaaaaaagaactctcttattttatttattttttctttttaagtGAGTTTTTAGCAAAACTTATAAACTCTTGACAGGTCAgcttataagatttttttaaaaaaagtataaTCACtcttactttttttaaaaaagatatattttttcatattttacttttttatattatccttatatattttattaaattttctttttttttgagaggattttattaaattttcacCATGCCCTCAATCCGATTTTTGTacataatttatcaaaaaaatttctaaattaaaagtagttttatttttaaatatatgtttgacatttataataaatttaaaactatttttgtatatatatatatatatattactatttaTATCACTTTCATAATACtatattattttgataattttgacaacaaaaagatcttataatatcaAACACGTCAATatttttaagttgtttaaataAATTCATCTAAACActttaacattttatttttaaaataagacatGACAGTTtataaactcttaaaataacttataagCTCCTAGAATTTATAAACTGTTTTTAATAAACTTTGACAAACACCctctaaattatttttttggagaAAGAACACCCTCTAAATTataaattgcaagaaaaaatttaaataatactacCAGTTAATTGTGTTTGCGCATGGGAACCACGTGTAAGGGTCGAAataaatcatggtgaaatacaCTATGGATTAATTGACGTTAAAATATGAAACATGGCAGTGTGGGCTTTACTTGAAATTTGCACCATTAATCGAAAATCAGTCGATGGAATAGATCAATATATGAATGGAATAGGTAGGAAATCTATGAATCATAGTGTCACACTTAAAGATTCACAACATACAAGAAGGTCCAGTTGGTTAACTCGCGAATTTAGAACAGCTGAGTCATTGATAGTTATGCCAAATGAAGTAAAACATTTGAAAATTTCGACATCCGGTGGCCATGTTACGCGCAGCTTGAAGATTTTTATCCTATATAtgcaaattaaatattaacttCAGGCATCTGATCTCCGATAGAGCTGATTGGAATAGTGGCAGGTAACTCCACATAATCAAAGTCATCAGTTACTCCTACCTATTCGACATAATGGAGAAATGTTTAGGTGTGCGGGGGCTAGAAAGTAGATGCAGCAGAGATAAAAGTCCAAAGATATGAagttccatttttttttccctAGTTTTTGTACTTTGTTTGTTAGAGATAATGGGATTTATTCTTTGATTCAAGTGCCACTATGTGATTACGTACCTCGTTGTAAAGGTTATCAAGTTGCTCTTTTGCCTGAGGGAAATTTTTTGAACACCACTGTCGCAGAGTGAAGATGTTATCTGTAAAGTATAACATGAGCGTGATAGACAGGGAGACCAGGAAATAATTGAGGGGTATCAGTTATAAGAATCTCATAATAATTGAAAGGGCGTTGGATTATAATAATAACCTGTCCATCTGTTGGTTGCTGCAAGTGCTACTTCAATAGAATTTTCTGCAAACAGACATCCAAGTTAAGAACATGGGAAGCAGTAGAGTTATTGAGAACCGTGGTCACAAGAGATTCTAGTTTGAAATTTAGTccgtaaaattttaatatttcgaaCACAGGATAGGATGATGATGCTCAACTCATTGCTTCAAAGGTAGCCGGATCATTGTCAGCATATTGTGCAATCTCATCCTGAGAAGAAAGGCCAACAAATGAACTTTGAGGTCAAAGTACTAGAAATGGAATCTCTCTCAATGAATTAATGAGACTCGACCTTAAGCTCATTATGTTTCTGTTCAATAGCTTTAAGCTCATCAAGTGCCTCATCTCGTTCATCCTAATATATTAATGGAGCTGATAAGGCATTGGATATGGCATGGAAATAAGTTATAACTATATGCGAAAGGATAAATGTAGAAACAATGCACTCACAGATTCCTCTCGTCCCTTTTTCAGAGAATTGCAGTGATCAACTTGTTCTGTGTAACGATTTTTACAACTTTGGAGTTCAGAGTCCAGCTTTTTGTGTATGTTTCTTAGCTGTAGACACAAACCAATGTATTGGCATACTCAGGTGATTGAAATATAGTTCTAGTTTCCAGATATGAATTGAACCGTTAGATCACCTGGTTGCCAGCACAGCTAGGAAGGCTCCAAAAATATACCTGAATTTCATTATGCTATGATTCAGGGACAGTTATTATGGAAACTTTTGCAAAGATACGTCAAGGGGAATAATATAATGCATAAACGAGTTCAGAAAAGATGCTCCCATCGACCGTCTGGATCAGTTAACTTACTGAAGTTCCTATCTTGTCCTTGAAAACAAGGTCATCATCCACCAAGCTTTGAATTACATCCTTTACTGACTGCAAGATGACACCTTTCTTTGGGCCCAACTTCTCAAGTTCCTTGAGCTTAAACAAAATTCGGTATGATTAATCATCATTAAAGGGGACCAGACAGCTCACAGCAGACTAAGCCAATGATGATGCCCCTTACGGAGGTTTAGATACATTATCGAAGTTCAATAAAATCATCTCGAAGACAATGGTGAAGTATATTCAAGGATATATCAAATGGATAAAATTTCCATAATAATCTACAACACTAAGCTATACTTGAAAAGTGAGCAACAGCAATCAACTGTAGCAGTAGTAGAAAACTGAGCTAGAAAATCTGAAGATACAGAAAACAATAGAGGTAAACAAAGAATCAAAAGAATGAACTTTTCACTAGAGCATAGTTTTGGCCATAAGCCATTTTCCAACATTCAATTCCTCTCACATACATAATTTCGCCAACACTTGGCAAGCTCCTATTGTATCTCATCTCAAATACAAAAAAGATAGAACCGGAAACCAGAACAAAGATCCAGCATTTTGTCGCTGAAAAGAGAAAGAAACTGCAACAtatgcacaagatgatatgtgaAATAGGAATCTCTGCGATCACAAAGAGGAAAGCATCTTGAACTGGAATATAAACAAGTCACTGGTACTTACAAGGAAGAAGTCCTGTGAATCATAGAAAATTTGCAGCATTTTCTCACGCTTTTCTTCCAATGAAAGTCCTCTTTTTTTAGACTGGCAATAAGCAACAGGAAGTTAGCACTTTCAAAGTAATGACTTATTCAGCCAAACACGGTACGATGGAACGCTTGTTGAGTGAACGGGATAGACATAACAGAACGGGAACAGCTGCTTGCCTGTTTCTGTTCCACAGTTTCATGCTTGTATAGATTGAGGTACAATAAACAGAGTGTGACTTGCTAACAAACAGAGAAAGGACCCTTATTTTGACATGAAACAGCATACATCAATGGAACAGGCATTGTTTCGATATGGAACAGATAATACTCATGAAATCATTTGTTCAGCAACACAGCTGGAATTCGATATTGTGTTTTTTACTATGattctatttttttatatttatcaat
It encodes:
- the LOC140892458 gene encoding meiotic nuclear division protein 1 homolog isoform X3 encodes the protein MSKKRGLSLEEKREKMLQIFYDSQDFFLLKELEKLGPKKGVILQSVKDVIQSLVDDDLVFKDKIGTSVYFWSLPSCAGNQLRNIHKKLDSELQSCKNRYTEQVDHCNSLKKGREESDERDEALDELKAIEQKHNELKDEIAQYADNDPATFEAMKNSIEVALAATNRWTDNIFTLRQWCSKNFPQAKEQLDNLYNEDKNLQAARNMATGCRNFQMFYFIWHNYQ
- the LOC140892458 gene encoding meiotic nuclear division protein 1 homolog isoform X2, translated to MSKKRGLSLEEKREKMLQIFYDSQDFFLELEKLGPKKGVILQSVKDVIQSLVDDDLVFKDKIGTSVYFWSLPSCAGNQLRNIHKKLDSELQSCKNRYTEQVDHCNSLKKGREESDERDEALDELKAIEQKHNELKDEIAQYADNDPATFEAMKNSIEVALAATNRWTDNIFTLRQWCSKNFPQAKEQLDNLYNEVGVTDDFDYVELPATIPISSIGDQMPEVNI
- the LOC140892458 gene encoding meiotic nuclear division protein 1 homolog isoform X1; translated protein: MSKKRGLSLEEKREKMLQIFYDSQDFFLLKELEKLGPKKGVILQSVKDVIQSLVDDDLVFKDKIGTSVYFWSLPSCAGNQLRNIHKKLDSELQSCKNRYTEQVDHCNSLKKGREESDERDEALDELKAIEQKHNELKDEIAQYADNDPATFEAMKNSIEVALAATNRWTDNIFTLRQWCSKNFPQAKEQLDNLYNEVGVTDDFDYVELPATIPISSIGDQMPEVNI
- the LOC140892458 gene encoding meiotic nuclear division protein 1 homolog isoform X4; amino-acid sequence: MLKELEKLGPKKGVILQSVKDVIQSLVDDDLVFKDKIGTSVYFWSLPSCAGNQLRNIHKKLDSELQSCKNRYTEQVDHCNSLKKGREESDERDEALDELKAIEQKHNELKDEIAQYADNDPATFEAMKNSIEVALAATNRWTDNIFTLRQWCSKNFPQAKEQLDNLYNEVGVTDDFDYVELPATIPISSIGDQMPEVNI